In Colletotrichum destructivum chromosome 8, complete sequence, the following proteins share a genomic window:
- a CDS encoding Putative alpha/Beta hydrolase has protein sequence MVSGEKKASTEDRKRRSATHPPKTFRERFLHSLPFYTGPYGVGFLEIEAPVSQPRVVSDLRRDNVPLLRLDTVLFAVYYPCALKTKTDDHAAPEHDCKGKAGGNRNKSQPSRVGWLPRPRVLTCKGYAKFFSVPNLPVTAYIAATSMFTKLPALRNAKLAGHWPEEMLGDEGPTGRTARNEESSSGTSPTFPVIIFSHGLGGSRMSYSSICGELASYGFIVVAVEHRDGSGARTYVNLPENREVSDSDSSAAQVYVKSFSAQKIKNKKKDKQSDRHYCVDYLFPKDNAQDTAPHNARGVDTELRTAQIEMRMAEMEEAYRILGRINSGRGHEVEATNLRRKGNVASSSQGLTGIMWEDWKGRMFLDNVTVMGHSFGGATTVETLRTESFAWVGQGIILDAWGPATPRAGDDARHRVRKPLLSIGSEAFMHWQDNFDRLVDICNEARAEDAPAWMMTIRGSTHLSQTDFAILYSTWTDLLMKTLVNPLRAIYLTISPSLEFLKMTLPPEQTKYNTWADEKILKTTKSPSEPLAVVTHDHRPDDRWIAVRLRVDNEATLRAKGWLQHTRRVLLRKGEGSGMPPSGLINWGEGNEVWMHVSPARESVEKRMRQNEKRTSRS, from the coding sequence ATGGTGTCGGGAGAGAAAAAGGCCTCGACTGAGGACAGGAAACGACGATCGGCGACGCACCCGCCCAAGACCTTTAGGGAACGCTTCCTCCACTCCCTGCCGTTCTACACGGGTCCCTATGGAGTGGGGTtcctcgagatcgaggcgCCCGTTAGCCAGCCGCGTGTGGTTTCCGACCTCAGGCGCGACAACGTGCCGCTGCTCAGGCTCGACACCGTCTTATTCGCCGTCTACTACCCGTGCGCCCTGAAGACCAAGACGGACGACCACGCTGCCCCCGAGCACGACTGCAAGGGGAAGGCAGGCGGGAACAGGAACAAGTCGCAACCCTCGCGGGTCGGATGGCTCCCGCGCCCGCGCGTCCTCACCTGCAAGGGCTACGCCAAGTTCTTCAGCGTCCCGAACCTGCCGGTGACGGCCTATATCGCCGCCACTTCCATGTTCACCAAGCTCCCGGCGTTGCGTAATGCCAAGCTCGCAGGACACTGGCCGGAAGAAAtgctgggcgacgagggtcCCACTGGACGGACGGCACGGAACGAGGAGTCGAGCTCCGGCACGAGCCCGACGTTCcccgtcatcatcttcagcCACGGTCTGGGGGGCTCCAGGATGAGCTACAGCTCCATCTGCGGCGAGCTGGCGAGCTACGGTttcatcgtcgtcgcggtGGAGCACCGGGACGGGAGCGGCGCCAGAACCTATGTTAACCTGCCCGAGAATCGCGAGGTGTCTGACAGCGATTCGTCGGCAGCTCAGGTGTACGTTAAGAGCTTCAGCGCCCAGAAgatcaagaacaagaaaaaggACAAGCAGAGCGACCGGCACTACTGCGTCGACTATCTCTTCCCCAAGGACAACGCCCAGGATACGGCGCCCCACAAcgcccgcggcgtcgacacgGAATTGAGAACGGCCCAGATCGAGATGAGAATggcggagatggaggaggcctACCGCATTCTCGGGCGCATCAATAGCGGCCGGGGGCATGAGGTGGAAGCTACAAAtttgaggaggaagggcaACGTCGCCTCCAGCTCCCAGGGCCTCACGGGGATCATGTGGGAGGACTGGAAGGGCAGGATGTTTCTCGACAATGTGACCGTCATGGGCCATTCGTTCGGCGGGGCAACGACGGTCGAGACCTTGCGAACGGAATCGTTCGCCTGGGTCGGCCAGggcatcatcctcgacgcTTGGGGCCCTGCCACGCCTCGGGCCGGAGACGACGCCCGACACCGCGTCAGAAAGCCACTCCTGTCGATCGGATCCGAAGCCTTTATGCACTGGCAGGACAACTTTGATAGGCTCGTCGACATCTGCAACGAGGCGAGGGCGGAAGACGCCCCTGCCTGGATGATGACTATTCGTGGATCGACGCATCTCTCGCAGACCGACTTCGCCATCCTGTATTCGACATGGACAGACCTGTTGATGAAGACGCTGGTCAACCCCCTTAGGGCCATCTACCTCACGATCTCGCCGTCGCTCGAGTTCCTCAAGatgacgttgccgccggagCAGACAAAGTACAACACGTGGGCCGACGAGAAGATTCTCAAAACGACCAAGTCGCCTTCAGAACCGCTCGCCGTGGTGACGCACGATCACCGCCCTGACGATCGATGGATCGCCGTCCGTCTCAGAGTGGACAACGAGGCTACCCTAAGGGCGAAGGGCTGGCTCCAGCACACGCGCCGAGTATTGCTCAGGAAGGGGGAAGGATCAGgcatgccgccgtcggggcTGATCAACTGGGGCGAGGGCAACGAGGTTTGGATGCATGTGAGCCCGGCCCGTGAGTCCGTGGAGAAACGTATGCGGCAGAACGAGAAAAGGACGAGCAGAAGCTAG
- a CDS encoding uncharacterized protein (Putative zn(2)Cys(6) fungal-type DNA-binding domain, transcription factor domain, fungi) encodes MEQSPEAQQQHSPTDGQPANRGSDALPRPRPLACTPCRRRKIRCDHKTPICSNCVRYGLECAWPEGRRSSGRRQRPLYEDVVSRLAQMEKLVEELQTTKPDQGATPPPPQLQHANFHDAAASLSPLATTTSSSNPHSPLSRRKASSASPSSANHDSYPSPPSATSSTGARLYYTGAPDDSTVFAAGACSLLSPQGLSQIELLIGDSRFSNALNALQPKALALHHQPYLAHEDLNHPLPPNHVIMDCVNEYFVTMNAGIRTFQEHEVRAALRSYFQGQPPADPGWRMAVNVMIAHTLRKRNRMRNKEEYQKYIYNALGMVPNIILRTPSPMTIGALLSTVLYFSFTSENHIAMTLMGLTVQLLLMAGYHRLEPDLVHANPQNMEPVNHLHRRRLFWQAYIIDHDLMLRIGKPPLISDDFLLDLPEEHPADGYSMYYYPGDVTLNFFLQQVRLAQIQGRIASSLYHRTGVSPAELEAEIRRLDGELQEWRESIPPMIRADNVDALLDGDYYRMVSLTTLHFTYFQLVVAIHSAAFRLPMLEDQEGTEAADIGPSLALCVSASRAAISLLNYHQIEHPYTPYLLYQIAWSVDILFVNILQNKTNPRARRDLDLIRTVISFFEKYDPGHQTVVSYQIIKVIADVAASVLANTPTLPPHMLPVSRGPSAVVQQPQTPIQNIPLDTLSPTIGGPGSARSGSVNSGTGDVLGSMTSLSMSDTQQQQRQTQQQGFMDISAGLTQPNESQFFTGFMDMAADWRLPMDYQPELWQYDMDTRFSG; translated from the exons ATGGAGCAAAGCCCCGAAGCCCAGCAACAACATTCGCCAACAGACGGACAACCGGCAAACCGCGGCTCCGACGCACTCCCGAGACCGCGTCCTTTGGCCTGCActccatgccgccgccgcaag ATCAGATGCGACCACAAAACGCCAATCTGCTCCAATTGCGTGAGGTATGGCTTGGAATGCGCCTGGCCCGAAGGCCGTCGCTCTTCAGGACGCCGTCAGAGACC ACTCTACGAAGATGTAGTTTCGAGACTGGCCCAGATGGAGAAGCTGGTGGAGGAGCTCCAAACCACAAAGCCTGACCAGGGCGCCacgcctccaccaccgcaACTACAGCATGCCAATttccacgacgccgccgcaagcCTCTCGCCCCTGGCCaccacgacgtcgtcctcgaaTCCTCACTCTCCCTTATCGAGACGGAAGGCGAGCAGCGCAAGTCCTTCGTCGGCTAACCATGACTCTTatccttcgccgccctccgctACCTCGTCGACCGGCGCGAGGCTGTACTATACAGGCGCTCCTGATGACAGCACCGTCTTCGCAGCAG GTGCCTGTTCTCTGCTCTCGCCTCAGGGACTGTCCCAGATTGAGCTTCTAATTGGAGACTCTCGATTCTCCAATGCTCTCAATGCTTTGCAGCCAAAGGCCCTGGCCCTGCATCATCAGCCGTACCTGGCACACGAGGACCTGAACCACCCTCTGCCTCCTAACCATGTCATCATGGACTGCGTGAACG AGTATTTTGTGACAATGAACGCCGGCATACGTACCTTCCAGGAGCACGAGGTGCGAGCTGCTCTCCGATCTTACTTCCAAGGGCAGCCTCCCGCCGACCCAGGGTGGCGGATGGCTGTTAATGTTATGATCGCCCACACACTCCGCAAGAGAAATCGCATGCGGAACAAGGAAGAGTACCAAAAATATATTTACAACGCCCTTGGCATGGTCCCGAACATTATTCTGCGTACACCCTCTCCCATGACGATAGGGGCACTGTTGTCGACG GTCCTCTACTTCAGCTTCACCTCTGAAAACCACATCGCCATGACCCTCATGGGCCTCACCGTGCAGCTCCTCCTGATGGCGGGCTACCACCGCCTTGAGCCCGATCTGGTTCACGCAAACCCGCAGAACATGGAACCCGTGAATCACctacaccgccgccgcctcttctgGCAGGCCTACATCATCGACCACGACCTTATGTTACGCATCGGCAAGCCCCCACTCATTAGCGACGACTTCCTTCTCGACCTGCCTGAGGAGCACCCGGCCGACGGGTACAGCATGTACTACTACCCCGGTGATGTGACACTCAACTTCTTCCTCCAGCAGGTCCGCCTCGCTCAGATCCAAGGCCGTATCGCCTCGTCGCTGTATCACCGCACCGGCGTGTCcccggccgagctcgaggccgagataCGCCGCCTAGACGGCGAACTGCAGGAGTGGCGCGAGAGCATCCCCCCGATGATCCGTGCCGACAATGTCGACGCTCTGCTGGACGGCGACTATTACAGGATGGTATCCCTGACGACGCTGCATTTCACATATTTCCAACTCGTCGTAGCCATCCACTCCGCCGCCTTCCGGCTGCCCATGCTAGAAGATCAGGAGGGTACCGAGGCCGCGGACATAGGACCCAGTCTCGCATTGTGCGTGAGCGCGTCACGTGCCGCCATCTCGCTCTTGAACTACCATCAAATCGAACACCCATATACGCC ATATCTCCTCTACCAAATCGCCTGGAGCGTAgacatcctcttcgtcaacaTTCTCCAGAACAAGACGAACCCCCGCGCGCGTCGTGACCTTGACCTCATCCGCACCGTCATATCCTTCTTTGAGAAGTACGACCCGGGCCACCAGACTGTCGTCTCGTACCAGATCATCAAGgtcatcgccgacgtcgccgcctccgttCTCGCAAACACTCCGACTCTGCCGCCACACATGCTCCCCGTCTCGCGCGGGCCCTCTGCCGTCGTTCAACAACCCCAAACACCCATTCAAAATATTCCTCTGGACACCCTCTCGCCCACAATAGGAGGGCCCGGGTCGGCCCGCAGCGGCAGCGTCAACagcggcaccggcgacgTCCTGGGCTCCATGACGAGCCTCTCCATGTCTGAcacgcagcagcagcaacggcaaACTCAGCAGCAAGGGTTCATGGACATCTCGGCGGGGCTGACGCAGCCCAACGAGAGCCAATTCTTCACCGGCTTCATGGATATGGCCGCCGACTGGCGACTGCCAATGGACTACCAACCGGAGCTATGGCAGTACGACATGGATACTCGATTTTCTGGCTAG